Part of the Xiphophorus couchianus chromosome 8, X_couchianus-1.0, whole genome shotgun sequence genome is shown below.
TGAAAATCCGTCACTGTCCCCATTTACTCTTAATgatttaagacataaaaaataataataaaaaaatttgttcaaaatcggaATTGCCGGGTCAGGATCTTTAAAGATCAGTGATCAGACAGAAAATTGTAATCGGTGCACCtttaaatcaaactgatttaaaatgtaaggCCATAATGGCAAACACATCAAATTTTATGATAATCTGGACCTAAATAtctaataaaagtaataaatttacCAGCAAAATGGGTAGAACATTAATTACGAAACATTGCTGAGGTTGAAGggcaaaatctaaaatgtttaaatatggaatttctgagatttttatattttttctttcagaagtTTCAAGAAATTCAGTGTTTGAATATCCGACACGTCGCTGCGCTAAAGTTTAATTCGTTTTAACATCTGGCACTTTCgcagttaaacaaaaatatggtaatttgtaaaattattcttCAAGTTTTGCTCCACAAACTTAAATTTACTTTACTGCTGTTTTAACTGATACTTGCATAAAGACGCAGATCaataatttaaatcagtttttgctGACATACAGCTGCAAAATGTTCATTATTGCAAAAACATctaaagctcagtcagactggatagAAAGCATGTGTGTAGATCAATTTTcaggatttaggtctggactttgactaggtcattctaaGACTTGATCTAAATCAGCCTATAATATCTCTGGATGGAAAATTGGTCAAAATGTTAGATTCTGTCAACAAAAACGTCATCATTTTAGTTGCTAATTTTACGCAGAGCTTTAGAAACAGCCAGGGCTTGTTGCCAGGTTGGAAAACACCTGGAAGGTCCGACAGAAATTAGGGAAATTTCCAGAACTCGGTAGGCAGGtgcaatttgaaaatgaaacaaactacTTTCTGGAATGCAGCTAATTTCACAGCGCAGCTAGCAGCTTCAGCGCTAACATCACGGACAATAAAAAGCAggtttattgtttaaatattctagaaacaaaacacagagctTCCCCTTTGGGGTGAAATAAAAGCGATTGATTGCTTTATTGCAGTAATAAACACCAACAACACCACAGGGACATTTAAATGCCTGAGTCAGCGCCAGGACGTAGACGGAGCCCGTCTTACCTCCCCTGCGAAGCGGACAAAACCACAGTTGGGTTTCATCCGGTCCTCTCGATCCAAGCAGGAAGAAAGACGGGCGGAATCGAGGACCCGTGCTCCGGTTTAGTCGTCCATTGTGAGTTTTGAGGGTGGAGGGgttgatatataaatatataaaaaaaaaataagaacgGAATATAGACGGGATACGTCTACTTCCGAGGAGGGGActgggaggagagagagggagcggATGAAACCCCGCCCACCTCCGGCCAGAGCTAACGCGAGAAACAATCCCACCTTCAGTTTGTAGTTCATTGTTATGCAACGATTCCACTGTAAATAAGGCGTTACATTTGTACAAACAAGGATTTTACCTTCTGTTTCACACGCTCACAAAATACACTAAATATAGACAtagataaaaagaacaaatatgttCACATATATACGCAGGTTAGGAAGGTGGAAAAGTCCTTGTGTTTGTTCCATAACAGAGTATTTGTGgaacaaaaacagtcaaaagtACTTCAAGAAGTACTTCGTGattcaagaaaataataataaaaacaattaaatcaaaatcaaaacagttcagtttctttgttagtttttcatttgttagttttttttttatttataggaAACAGATGCTATTCATCCgaaactttaaaatgattttgcatgtttgctgtatCAAAACCGacatttggtttttaaattcatttggACTCAAATGCACAAATTTATCCTCAGTTATAAGAACatgatttctttcaaaatgcttAACCAAGTTCTATAAATCAACTAAAAGCTGATTTGGTTGCAGCAAAACCGGCTTTTCAGTAAAACCTCCAGATACTGCAGATGTGGATCTACTAATTAAAGTATTTGTTATAAAtagacaaatactttgtgttgtatttaaCGTTTTCTATTGTCAGAATATTTTGGTAATAAATTGACAGGCTTCTTCAGAATTGCTGTAACAATCATCTACAGAAGATCTTTCCTGCTCACAGCCATCatcttctaatttattgatcccattgggaaattaaatgtctttgtgaCTCAAAAACTCAATTTCTATCTGAGATTATTGAAGTATtctaaaatgaactgaattaaataGGGTGTTTCACTTTCATTAACTTGTAAGACTCTAACATCTTAACCGTAAACTAATTACCTATTTTTACATAAGTCAGTTTTATCAGAGTCCCAAAGAAGTCAATAAGTGTTTCAGCTGATTACAGACATTGTTTATGAGATTTAATACCAAGTTTGGTTGATAACAGTTGTTAAAAGACTGTCAAATACAACTACGTAATGTCCAAATTACGTCAGGAGCATTGATTTCCCTGGACCAATCAGAATGTAGAATTTTGGGCGGACTATTTGAACGCAACAAGTTGCCGGTTGCTGATTGGCTAATGGAAAGGTCAGTCACAGGGGGGTGCGTCTCGCCGAAGAGCTTAACGATTTCAGTCACTCTTAATATTTGTCAACATATGATACACCTAGAGGATATATATGGATATATTAGATCGAagtaaagtgaaaaatgttggtaaaatgtTCGTTGCAACCGTTGATTTATGCGATCAGCCCTTAAAAGGAGGCGGTTTCTAACGTCAACCAacgctgtgattggttgttgcGGTTTTGCTAGGATATGTGGGCGGGGCTTGTCTGAACATCaacaaaagagaggaaagagaaaggaggagTAGAAAAGAGGAGAGACGACTGGAAGGAATAAACGACAACAAACGACAGATATGTGGCTTTAACCAACAACAACAGGTAggaaaaattttttaaagtgttttccaGCTTTTAACTAGTCCTGACACCGAGTTGTTAGGGGAAATATTCCGCTTACATTCGGTTTTAGCAAAGAAACCCTCCAGGAAGAATAGATAGCCAACAATTGTCTTTAAGCTACAGAGATTTTActgataatataaatatattaatgatGTTCAACCGTTACCAAGCTGTAGTTATGCTGTTATTTCTGTAACAGAAAATAACTCCGGAAAGACGACGAAGATGGTGTCCGATTCGGAGCCTCTGTAAAGGGCTATTCCGAAGGTTTTTTTCAAATCTGgagccttttattttttatatcagctctagtttaaaatctaaaactgatCGATTACCTTATGATGAACagaagacaaaattaaaaacaaaacaatttaaaacagcaTCTCTGACCCGTTAGATCTTCGTTGTTGTTCgtgaataaacaaaaacagcttcagttttattttctctgtaatCCCAAAGCTAGTCCACATCCTGCCTCACTTTAACACttttaatctgctttaaatTCAAGTTATGTTCCTTAAAATACAATTCATAACATGTGAAACCTTTGTTCTGCGTGtgaaatacaaattaataaattaattttaaacactAAATTCCTCTAAATCTGAcctattttatttcacagttgaataaatgcacaaaaatacaaacgTGCAACTtgtgaaacattaaattataatgcaatttttctactttttgtggttttggtagcagaaaattaaaaaatgaagtttTCCTGAACCGTCACAGAATAAATTGATCTGTTATTAGTCATGAATATAATTGAAAAGGTCTCATTAtatcacatttttctgaattttaagcCAGTAAATCTTAAATCTTTTTGAAAAGAGTGAAATCTCCTTTTTACTTTGTATGTTTACGTGACCGAACCGGAAGCCAACTTCAGCGTCGTTCATCCGGAATCTTGACATAAATTCTCCAGTTTCCAAATATTAAAGgatatttttccacattttcttccaGATTTCTGTTAAACGTGATGATAACGAACTAAACTGTGTGACTGTGGCTGTTTCTGAAGTGAGGGAATGTGGTTATATGTGTTAAAAGCGGTTCCCCTCCCCCCGCTCCGAGCTGAGGATTTAAAGACGCAAACAAACGGTTCGAGCTCAGTTCGACGGTAACGGTCCACTTTAACGACCCAAACCCGGCAGGTTCTGGTTTAAATGCGGTGTTTACTGGTTAAATTAGAGGAAGAAACGTCTAAAAAATGCAGATTTCTGTTTGTGGGTCAGCCTGAGAAGGCGTCTACCGGAGGAAACCTGACACCGGAGCCCGGCTCCAGCTGGGGGAAGTGGGCCGGGTTCGGGCTCCCTGCCGGGGTTACATCACAGCACAGCCCCGGAACACAAACCGGGTTCTACCCGAACCTAAAGCCTTACTAGGAGGTCAGAAATAGTTTACGATTGgagatctgaaaagtgcggagtgctttttttttgttttaaggaatccagttttacaaaatgaatGCAGGGGAAATCACAAATTATGAAACACGGTGTCATGGTGTGGCGATATGGACTTACGTTTTAAACAACATACTTTGTGGTAATTttgtaataacaataaaagtgacaataaaaactaattattacTCATTTTTTAGCTAATATTATGGCTGTGACTGTGTGTTACAGCAATTacagccccacaaacacaaatactgtcgtagaaaaacattcctatttgtaaaacacagtcacacaaagaaGTGTGATTAGCACCAATAAACCGCAAACAGTAAcagcatttaatcatatttttcaaatttattgacatttccttagaacaaaaaataaaaaatacagatagTTTTGACGGCTTTTAAACATCACTATTTAGGATTTATCATGACTGATGAATTAAAATTGTCATGATAAACGATAAGCGTTTTTTCCAGTAGCTACATAGAAGCTACTAGGCTAGGCTAGGCTAAGGGCTAAAttatcttcttttttccttGCAGTGTCTGAACTGTGGTGGCAAAACAAAGCGTGAACATGGATGCCGTGCGGCTGATGAAGGAGCTGAGGGTGAATTATGAGCAGGAGGTGGATTTCCTGCCCAGAGAGGCGGGCCTGGACCTCATCGTTTCTGCCCAGCAGGTGAGAAACGCGTCCATCCGGTAAAGTCCAGAGAAACTCTGCCGTGAGATTCTCTAAACTGTCTTTGCTCCCCAGAGCGGCGGCCAGATCACAGCCAGGAGCCGGGATGTGACCGTGGAGGATCTGTGGAGCCTGACCAGCTTCTTCGGCTACAGCACCCAGAGCTTCGTCCAGGCCGTCAGCCTGCTGGACAGATTCCTGGCCATGATGAGGGTACGACCGACCGCCTCCAGTCCACAACATTACTGGGAAAATCTTtaaactagcattagcattagcatactCACTCCTCTGGTCGCGTGTTTTGGCTAGCTGAGCCCATTACTCACAATAACTCCTGCTGATTTTagttcaaacatatttttctctacaaccacggcggccatcttgaattATTAAGTGGTAAATGTTTCCCTGGTGTGAAGTTTTTGCGTCGGTGTGTGAAAGatctttctgaaatgttcttcaggtccAGCCCAAACACCTGTCCTGCGTCAGCCTCAGCTGCCTCCACCTGGCGGCCAGAGTGACGGAGGAGGAGTGCGACCTGACGCCGGCCGACGAGCTCATCCGCATCGGCCAGTGCCGCTTCACCGCGTCCGACCTCGGCCGCATGGAGAAGATCGTCACCGAGAAGCTGCGCTTCAAATCCAAAGCCGTGACCGCCTTAACCTTCCTGCAGCTGTACCACCAGATCACGCTCACGCACGCCACCTACAGGTGAGGCGCAGACCGCAATCACAACCGTTTCAGTCATCAgctattctgatgattaattgattattgtgatgattaatcgattattctgacgattaatcaaatgGGAAAATGGTCACATCCTGCagaattttcatttaatcacttCAGCCTTTTtctgcaatattagaaatgcattaaaagatgcaaataaagaaataaataagtcaGAATTAGGATCCAATCAGCTGCAGCCTCTATAAAAGCCTCATCGGTGCGTCTGTGCCGGGTTCGGGTCAGAGCTGCGCCCTGTTTGCTGCAGAGGGTAAAGTAGGGCAGCCGGCGCTGATAAGGCCGACCGGCCGGCTGTCTGCAGCTGCTTACGCAACGCGGCTGCTTCCAGTCTGCAGAGGCTGAACTCAAAGTTCAGCTCCAGCTGGATTAAACTGTCAGCTTGTTCACTGATTACCTGAGAAGAGCCATAAAAATGACCAGATTTCTTCTGGAGTCGGTTTGTTGCATGAATTTTACCTCCAAAAGTCGGATCAGCTGCGAGGAAAATCACCAGATTTAGATCTGATGGTAACAAATGTTACTGGACGATAAACTGTTTTCACAATTAAatgacaatattgttgttttgacaccatttttgAATGATATAATGGAAGAACACATTCAGGAagatcaaactttaaatttactgaatattttaacCTGAACTTGGGCTGTAAAATGTTGAAGGTTCTTTAGAACAACACaagttaaaaaaaggaaagtaatgCTGAATTGATTTGACTTTTTGGGAAATTCATCGCAGGGCTGAAAAACTGCAGAGTTGTGCTCATCTGGCTGAACTTTTCTGCATCTTTAGATGCTGGATGTGCAGGAATTTCGTCTTTAGCAGCAGAAAATGTGATTTGGTTGTTTTCGTGTGAACAGGAAGGAGACGCTGAGCCTGGAGAAGCTGGAAGCTCAGCTGAAAGCCTGTCTGTGCCGCATCGCCTTCTCCAAAGCAAAGGTAGGACGAGCCGTCGGTCCCGCCGAGCCCCTCTGGGTCCGAATGCACAGGTTCTGATCCAGCCCGTCTGTCCCTGCAGCCGTCCGTCCTGGCCCTGGCTCTCCTCAGGCAGGAGATGAAGAGCCTCCAGTCGGAGGACATGCTGGAGATCTCCTTCCACATCCAGAGACACCTGAAGGTACGTCCAGGAAACGAGCCGACCGGACACAAGCTGGACCCAACCGGGACGTTTGTCCTGATGAATCATCAGTTCTTCTGTTCTCATGTCACTAAATCCTGCgttttattattcctaatggaTCAGTGACTTATTGATCgtcttatattttatatgttggTTATTTAAATTGGgggatttaatttttattaaatgtgtgttttgttgtcgGATCAGTCAGAAATCATCACCAAACATAATGTGATCGTGTTCTACAGCAGGTACAGAGCAAACTAAAACATAAAGACATTAATTACAGTCAGAAATGATGTTTATGTAACGTTAAAGTGAAAACGTCTGGCAGCAGATGAAGACGGTTCAGTTTTCTGGAACAAAGAGAAACTTTCTGTCTCTGAAATTCCCAGAatcctctgcagcagcaggtccGCCTGCaggctctgagctgcaggtcGGGTTTTAACCTGCCGACCCGAACAAAACGGCCCGTTTCTGTTTACATCTCTTCAGGAAAGCCTCGGCTTTAACCCGCCGTTTGTCTCGGTTTCAGATTCCCGACGCGGAGCTGCAGCTGTGGAGCGAGTGGGTGGCCCGCCGCCTGTCGGACTACGCCTCGCCCAAATGCAGCAAGCCCAACCACCGGAAGCTGCAGTGGATCGTGTCCCGGCGGACCGCGCAGAACCTGCACAGCCACCGCAGCGTGCCGGAGCTGCCCACCATCCCAGAGGGCTGCTGGGACGAGAGCGAGAGGTGAGAGAAACCAAGCAGAATCACCAGCTTCTTTAAACCGGTCCACTGTTGGCGCTGTGCTGGTTCAGCCCGGATGGTTACACAGCCGCTCTCACTGCCACCAGTGAGCCGCTGGCGGATGCTAAAGCGCCGTTAGCAGCTATGGAGACGGCTCAGTGCGTAACCCGCAAAACGGAGTCGGTGTTTCAAGACTCGCTTTGTCCTCGATGCTGAAACACATCAGCAggaaatattaaagtttaaatcGGTTCTTAAGAGAAGAAGCAAAAGTCCGTAAACGTGTCGGAACCGATTGAAGCCCAGTTAATCAGCCCAAAGTAAACTACATGTTATTGTTCTCTCTGCTGGTTTTTAGTGtaatttcctccatttttaacttttaatatcTTCCTTCTCCATTTTGTCGCTTGTTGTTTGAGATTAATTCgtgaaaaattaaatcagaaataataaatttatgagaaaaaaaaccttcagacTTAAGTTGAagggaatttaaaaataaatgtttgtattttaagcaGTAAATCTATTCTTGTGAAAAAGGAACTGATTTGTTTATTAACTTTCATACATTTCtggtttactttttttaatgtgattaatcgatgagtaatcgattaatcgtcagaataattgatagattacttgatgaataaaataataatctgcaaACAGACCTGAAACAAACACGCCCTGAAACTggagtcaaaataaaagctgtgagTTAAATGTTCCAGCGACACgttgcaacaacaaaacacgCCTCAGCTGTGAACTTCACAGGTATTTCACCTGAAAGGGAGGCGGCCGCGTCTCCAAGGCAACGCCGTATTTACCATCAGCATTACTGAGTAAAAGTTGTTCCTCATATCAAACCGCGTCACATTTACAGGAATGATCATCTCTGAGGCAACAACATCGTGCAGCAACGCTCGACTTTCTGAGGTGTCACAACGCGGCGCCGTATCTGGTCACGTCCTCACCGACGGTTTTATTACATCACAAtcagcgggggggggggggggggggggacctCACGGTTTATGTAACTGAGTCAAGATAAGAGGAAGAAACCTAAAGGAGCTCAGAGTGTCGATGTTTAACCAAGAACATTCGATCAGCTGATCTGTTGTTCCCCTGCAGAACCGGTTccagctgtttctgtttctaaatgGAAAACATGTTGGTCCACATTCTTCTCCACTTCCTAGTTCTCAGAAATCTGAGTTTTTATTGAAGCAGAGGAAGAATAAACCTGACCTCTCTTTAGATTATTAGCAGAGAACctcaatattttgtttcaggTGAAAAACGAACCAATTTAAGGTTCTGTGTTGATCTCATGTCACTAAATCCTGgctgcaattttaaaataattaaagggcttaaacgattaattgtgattaatcgttaactggattatacagacacaaaaagaagcaattttACTGAAAGAACGACACACCAAAACGGTGCAGACGTATATTTtgcattaatataaaaaatgtaaatatgttctgcGTATAATTCCTTCAGAAGAAGTTTCAACTTCACCTGGTTGAAATTctgtaacaacaaaaacatttcattaagcACCTTCTGCATCCAATTAAccagttaatccaaaaataatcacTAAATCAGCTGAACTGCATTAATGTTAGTCGAGCAGAAAAGGTTCAGCTTTCCACCTTTTACTgggatttatttataaaaaaagtttattctgcAGATCTTTTCATTCAACTGCTTCATCCTTTCTTACAcaatattacaaatacattaaaaaatacacaaaaaaacaattaaaatgattttttaaataagaaaataaacattttattgtctaaaatgcaacaaaacacccttcctttagtgaatgtttgatcatttgtaacaGGATGTATCGGCAGCATAAAATATACTGTCTACTgatgtgttattttttggattaataactgaatttgaaccagatgaatTCTGGGTAGAAATActgacaaagatttttttaaattttttgtatcGTTTGGCTTAATTTGTGCtttgagtgtgttgttctttcagcaaattgccttttttaaataattgataaGTAAACTAATtaatgatatttaaataaacaattaatcatgattaatcgtttcagccctaaatcAAATGTTGAGAGAAGTTAGGTTGCAGTTGCGTCTGGAGATGTTAAAATTTTTCCCGCCTTCTGGTCCACAGTGAGGACTCTGGTGAAGACGTGATGAGCTCAGGAGACGAGTCTCTCTGCAGCTCTCTGGGCAGCGACGCCGAAGGCCCCTTCTTTCCGCTGCACCTCCGCCGCCAGTACCTCGCCGCCTGAAGGCTCCGCCCCCTGGCCGTCTCTCCGTCCCCTTCACTTCCTGCCGTCTTCATTTCACGCTCTGCCGCCGGCGGAGCGGCGCACAACCTCTGGcagctgctagctttagcttgTCGCGGCGTCACATTCCAGGACGCAGCGACTTCCTGGTCAGTTTTGGAGAAACTCTCGGTGCCGAGTCAACAGACCAGGCTGCAACAAAGACTATTTTCCAAAACGTGTCTCGTTTGTCCCACagaatgtctgtttttcttttgactgtTATTAACATGCGACTGTTTTTCTGGAGCGCAGAAGGTTGAAGCAGCAGACGGAgtcgttttgtttgtttagtccCAAATATCAGCTGAAAACAGTAAATCCAGAGAAcgctgctgctttttctttctgtttccaactttaatttgcacagtttttgttttgaaatgtgttaGAAGGTGAAAGTGTGTTTAGCGTACATGTGGACGTGTGAACCTGCTATGATGTAGCTTAGCTCAGTTTGAAAGTGAGGATgttgtttcaaactaaataatgcagaatgtgtcaaaaaaaagtgaaaaaatgtttatagaaaaacctgtaaaactgtaaatggTGTACAAAAAAATTCTGTTAATAGTTCTGTAGATAGTGagttatttattctgtttttgtcacatgtcctgaaaaagaaaaacttataaaaaacaGGCTATTTTTAACCCACTgcctgctgtttgttcatttttagctGAATAAGATCCGCCACCAGGAAATAATTCACATCAGGGTCAGATTTCTAAAAATCCCACTTAAATTTTCTTAATTCTTCAAATTTGAAatctggagggaaaaaaatctgctctTATTGCAGTttgggaaaaacatttttattttcttatttaaacggagctgaattatttaattagcatcttttaatgtatgataaatatgtaaaaatgaaataaaaaaaattagaaagtaacattttttaattcaattaatcagaataattgattaatcaatttgatatctgattaatcaatcacTAAGGCATTTATTAGTTTGGTGTCGTTTCTTCAGGATCAGTTTGATGATCTGAGTTTTGagag
Proteins encoded:
- the ccng2 gene encoding cyclin-G2, coding for MDAVRLMKELRVNYEQEVDFLPREAGLDLIVSAQQSGGQITARSRDVTVEDLWSLTSFFGYSTQSFVQAVSLLDRFLAMMRVQPKHLSCVSLSCLHLAARVTEEECDLTPADELIRIGQCRFTASDLGRMEKIVTEKLRFKSKAVTALTFLQLYHQITLTHATYRKETLSLEKLEAQLKACLCRIAFSKAKPSVLALALLRQEMKSLQSEDMLEISFHIQRHLKIPDAELQLWSEWVARRLSDYASPKCSKPNHRKLQWIVSRRTAQNLHSHRSVPELPTIPEGCWDESESEDSGEDVMSSGDESLCSSLGSDAEGPFFPLHLRRQYLAA